The Amycolatopsis japonica nucleotide sequence GGCTGGTCCTGCGTGGTCGGCGCGATCCGGAGCTGGTTCGCCAGCAGGCTCGCCAGCAACGGCATCCGGCTCGGCCCGCCGACGAGGTAGACGCCGCCGAGCCGGTCCGGGGTCAGCCCGGCGCGATGGATCGTGGTCGCCAGGAGTTCGCCGCTGCGCAGGAAACTCGGCCGGACGAGCGCTTCGAGCTCCATCCGCGTCACCCGCACGTCGCCGAAGGGCTCTGGCATCGGGATCTCGGTCTGCTGGTGGCGGGACAGGCTTTCCTTGGCGTCCCGGACATCCTGCAGCAACGACCGGCGCGTCCGGCGGTCGCTGACCGACTGCGGGCGCAGGATCCGTTGCCAGTGCGCGGGATCGGAATGCGACACCTCGCGGCCGATGTGCACCAGCAGCGCCTGGTCGATGTCGAGACTGCCGAGATCGGGCAGCCCGTCCTCGGCGAGCACGGCGAACCCCTGCGCGCTCACGCCGACGACGGCGCAGTCGAAGGTCCCCGCCCCGAGGTCGTACACCGCGATCGGACCGGGCGGGCGCCTGCCGCTGTTGAGCGAGGCGTAATGCGCGGCGGCCGCGACCGGCTCGGGAATGAGCACCGTGGTGGGGAATCCGGCCTTGAGCGCGGCGTCGCGGAGGATCTGCTTGCGATCCGGGCCCCAGCCCGCGGGATGCGAAATGCGCACCTGCGCGGGCATCCGCTGAAGGAGCAGCTCGGCCTCTTCGCCGACCCGGCGCAGGACCGCGGCGAAGGCGTCGGCGATGGGAAGCGAGAGGTCACCGAGCTGGAGAGCGCCCTCGTCGATGCGCCGCTTCGGATTCGCCTCGAACCGGCTCGGATCCAGCCGGGCCCGGCGTTCGGCGTCGCGGCCGACGAAGACCGTGCCGTCCTTGTCGGCGTAGATCGCGGACGACATCGTCACCGACCCGTCGATCTCGACGACCTGCGTCCCCCTGCCGTGGATCGAAAGCACCCCCACCGTGCTGGAGGTACCGAAATCGATCGCCAGAACGTCCACCTGACCCCCTCCCGGACCCGAAGGCATCGTCTCACGCGAAGATCGGGAGACCGGGGCGGGTTCAGACGGCGGTGGAAATGGTGACGTCGTGATCGTCGAAATCGGCGACCACGCGCATGCGGCCACCCAAGGCGCCGATGTACCTGCGGAGCGTGTCCAATTCCATCTGGCTCGGATCACCCTGCTCGAGCTGGCTGATCCGCGGCTGGCTGACGCCCATCCGCTTGGCGACCTCGGCCTGGCTCAGTCCGACGTCCTCACGCAGTCGCGACAGCCGGAAGCCGAGGACGTACGCCTGAGTGGCTTCCCGCGCCTCGGCCCGCGCGGCTTCGACGTCGCGGCCGGCGTCACGGTCCGCGGCGAGCTTTTCGGCCTTGACCTCTTTCCAGGACCGACCCATTTCAGCCTTCCTCCATCGCGTCGAGATGGTGCCGATATCGCTCCTCCGCGATCGGGATGTTGATGTCGTACCACCGTTTCCAGTTTCCGGCCAAGGACCGCACGCGAGTTCCGCCTCCAATCACGCCAGTCACGGCCCCAATCACGTGAGTCCCGCGCCCAATCACGCGTGTCGTCCGCCCAATCACGCGTGTCGTCCACCCACACACGAATGGCGTCCGTGCGGAAAGACGGAACTCGCGTGACGGAACACGGAACTCGCGTGATCGGAGGCGGAACTCGCGTGATCCAACGGCGAACTCGCGTGATTGGAGGCGGGACACGCGTGATCAGACGGGCGACACACCACCGAAACGCGGAAGTGCCCGCCGCGGCGAACCGCGACGGGCACTTCCGGAGCAGTGAGGCGTTACTCGCCCTCGGCTTCACCGTTCTCTTCGGTCGAGCCGGCACCGATGCTCACCGGCGGGGCGTCCGGGACCGACGAGGGGCGGGCTTCGCCACGGAAGACGAAGTGCGCCTTGTCGTCCTTCTCGCCCTCTTCGTCGTTCCAGCCTTCGACGTCGACCAGGATGATCTGCCCGGCCTGGACCTCGCCGAACAGGATCTTCTCCGACAGCTGGTCCTCGATCTCGCGCTGGATCGTGCGACGCAGCGGCCGCGCGCCCAGCACCGGGTCGAAGCCGCGCTTGGCGAGCAGCGACTTGGCCTTGGGCGTGAGCTCCAGCTCCATGTCCTTGGCCTTGAGCTGCGTCTCGACCCGGGCGATCATCAGATCGACCATCTCGATGATCTGTTCCTTGGTCAGCTGGTGGAAGACGATGATGTCGTCGATCCGGTTCAGGAACTCCGGCCGGAAATGCTTCTTCATCTCCTCGTTGACCTTTTGCTTCATCTTCTCGTACCGGTTGGTGCTGTCACCGCCGGACGAGAACCCGAGCGAAACGGACT carries:
- a CDS encoding Hsp70 family protein, with the translated sequence MDVLAIDFGTSSTVGVLSIHGRGTQVVEIDGSVTMSSAIYADKDGTVFVGRDAERRARLDPSRFEANPKRRIDEGALQLGDLSLPIADAFAAVLRRVGEEAELLLQRMPAQVRISHPAGWGPDRKQILRDAALKAGFPTTVLIPEPVAAAAHYASLNSGRRPPGPIAVYDLGAGTFDCAVVGVSAQGFAVLAEDGLPDLGSLDIDQALLVHIGREVSHSDPAHWQRILRPQSVSDRRTRRSLLQDVRDAKESLSRHQQTEIPMPEPFGDVRVTRMELEALVRPSFLRSGELLATTIHRAGLTPDRLGGVYLVGGPSRMPLLASLLANQLRIAPTTQDQPETAVAFGLHHVPTGGEDSQLTVPAFAPVRPQPVQQQPPPARRPQPPRWTPPQPPPGRNWQKPTTYGVVALALAAIVTTIVLLTGGEDEPVAAPAPAKPVTCDQPGAKDAQGFTDCLRRIAAVIPQRDECRDAPDAAATVGASSAVTCVFKDAKGSNAINYYQGVAMTGLEDGVRQRMTKGKPAEGTWAADGLRGRYVAGVGARSGIVLFGTEDAPLSAMLVSTRSDGTARTTAEMVEFFTAQLKP
- a CDS encoding XRE family transcriptional regulator, translating into MGRSWKEVKAEKLAADRDAGRDVEAARAEAREATQAYVLGFRLSRLREDVGLSQAEVAKRMGVSQPRISQLEQGDPSQMELDTLRRYIGALGGRMRVVADFDDHDVTISTAV